Proteins found in one Coffea eugenioides isolate CCC68of chromosome 5, Ceug_1.0, whole genome shotgun sequence genomic segment:
- the LOC113771314 gene encoding uncharacterized protein LOC113771314, whose translation MAFEMAAQKKLINELISSGVQPEPPSIRQPESEPFVIPPIQTTFEGVFNPQYTYTQNLPFYPLYGQGYQPQGGQGGPSMPPDPQAFYQTTTEPVVPEHTVQTKPEVGEPSAPVDMKLLKRLDRFDEFIRKNQGLSKQGVLDYDDLCLFPNVQLPVGSKTPKFNKYDGTDNPKTHLRLFANKLGRPVDDENLPLRLFPESLEGDALIGIQT comes from the coding sequence ATGGCGtttgagatggccgcccaaaagaagttGATTAACGAGCTCATTAGTAGTGGAGTGCAGCCCGAGCCTCCGTCCATCAGACAACcggaatccgaaccatttgtcatTCCCCCAATTCAAACTACTTTTGAGGGAGTTTTCAACCCGCAATATACTTACACTCAAAATCTTCCGTTCTATCCTCTCTATGGGCAAGGGTATCAGCCTCAAGGTGGTCAAGGTGGTCCGAGCATGCCTCCAGATCCACAAGCTTTTTATCAGACTACCACAGAGCCTGTTGTGCCAGAGCACACTGTTCAAACTAAGCCGGAAGTGGGAGAGCCGTCTGCCCCGgttgatatgaagttacttaagcggttggatcgtttcgatgagttcatcAGAAAAAAccaaggtttaagcaagcaaggggtgTTAGACTACGATGATCTGTGCCTGTTTCCAAATGTACAGCTGCCCGTGGGATCCAAGACCCCGAAGTTCAATAAATATGATGGTACGGACAATCCTAAGACACACTTGCgtttgtttgccaacaagttgggcagaCCAGTGGATGATGAAAACTTGCCATTAAGGTTATTTCCAGAGAGTCTAGAAGGCGACGCCCTTATTGGTATTCAAACTTAA
- the LOC113771315 gene encoding uncharacterized protein LOC113771315: protein MMQCRMLNQVPRELNQWKNNLSYEIGGLFQYVGHLPSLVDIIPNVAAIQALINYWDPDASVFRFGMCELTPTLEELEGLLQVPEKGSPMIYPSGGTKEQFCRFLGLRNDSLDQHPDARSCPLRFLYDRFGEKESYERHQIDFFITRGQWEEKRVQAFGLILINLLLFPQRHGKVTFVTINMIQSLFLGIRGTTPTLIPVVIADIFSALTNCQRKGGFFYTSNLVLQMWIMEHLVKRSLNPLGPCLPVENWIDSHRERVGCYYRVMSSSQFIEKFNSLTPEKVQWVLDCTKVRDPAFRTTQHDFIPLAGVNGLVAYISQRVMRQFGYPQSIPMVQGVEDFRLSTVTESRSMVLEAWGNLQGLENLQLELVNKVAPAVMPGYNEWIKKG from the coding sequence ATGATGCAGTGTCGAATGCTCAACCAAGTTCCCCGAGAGCTGAATCAGTGGAAGAATAACCTATCTTACGAGATTGGGGGGCTATTCCAATATGTGGGGCATCTACCAAGCCTTGTCGACATAATACCCAACGTAGCTGCTATCCAAGCATTGATCAATTATTGGGATCCGGATGCCTCGGTTTTCCGGTTTGGAATGTGCGAACTCACCCCAACCCTAGAAGAGTTAGAGGGATTGTTGCAAGTACCGGAAAAAGGCAGTCCTATGATATACCCAAGTGGGGGAACGAAAGAGCAGTTTTGCAGATTTTTGGGATTGAGGAACGACAGCTTAGACCAACACCCCGACGCTAGATCTTGTCCATTGAGGTTTTTATATGACCGGTTTGGGGAAAAGGAGTCCTATGAGCGCCATCAGATTGATTTCTTTATAACAAGGGGGCAGTGGGAAGAGAAGCGTGTGCAAgcttttggtttgattttgaTCAACTTATTGCTATTCCCTCAAAGGcatggaaaggtgacatttgtAACAATCAACATGATTCAAAGTCTTTTTCTAGGAATTCGTGGAACAACACCAACTTTGATACCCGTTGTCATAGCAGACATCTTCTCAGCCCTTACCAATTGCCAAAGGAAAGGGGGTTTCTTCTACACTTCAAATTTGGTACTTCAAATGTGGATCATGGAACATCTGGTGAAGAGATCACTTAACCCTTTGGGTCCTTGTCTCCCAGTTGAGAATTGGATTGATTCACATCGAGAGAGAGTCGGCTGCTACTACCGCGTGATGTCGTCAAGCCAGTTTATTGAGAAATTCAACAGTTTGACACCAGAAAAGGTACAGTGGGTTCTAGATTGCACCAAGGTTAGGGACCCAGCTTTTAGGACCACTCAACATGATTTCATCCCTCTAGCTGGAGTTAATGGTCTAGTCGCCTATATTTCACAAAGGGTTATGAGACAGTTTGGATACCCACAAAGCATTCCTATGGTACAAGGGGTTGAAGATTTCAGATTGAGTACGGTGACCGAGAGTCGAAGCATGGTATTAGAGGCTTGGGGAAATTTGCAAGGTCTTGAGAATTTGCAGTTGGAATTGGTAAACAAGGTGGCACCTGCAGTTATGCCTGGGTACAATGAATGGATCAAGAAAGGGTAG